A stretch of Coccidioides posadasii str. Silveira chromosome 2, complete sequence DNA encodes these proteins:
- a CDS encoding uncharacterized protein (EggNog:ENOG410PGU0~COG:Q~BUSCO:2117at33183) → MTAPHAVETTNTPSALISLRAADLLALGKPFVEFPRYSILDLQRAIGVSNAVGGRGSAYPNRTGNHVSANDRPTGFADWLSEKLQAGHPFVIQDFEKLPQWDRRIFSIEGLIEHSTKKSMALEALDLFFSVPLRFWSLLACNDFQTASRKDIPIRNCSTGRDLNFTLRKFADAARQSYREFKNLYARDLPCPEAWLELCRKLLPPEVQWAGRLDLFQWLPPCARSEVMMAYVGSEGSSSGFHRCFSSTVALNLLIEGSNRPVLCFGTDFESQTKYDTFMASRGASPHVDWLNLDPEELKHADFPLYVHEQKAGDLVVFPPATAHQVWNLGSVATKIVWNILHPLSLEAGLVYVQPPFNRLCHPDVAQSNLSLACAMLSLLGDDPKAPIPPDLHLLTRLFRQMVQEEMITDEPVTSITLVRVPKTAIVTCDFCSTAIWNRHLRCSECEDFDLCLLCFLNGRSCEHVRSYSWAEIVPEETCARVLDRAQQILGYKLDDSRASDRRKPLGTAVNDLMRAKQNTLSRLCHLCRIDHLEWKGRRCDRCAAFFCFRGLYRHFDMNSADVMRHAGLWICPKCLENCNCRCCHFPSAYVKAEKPASKRRVKPADARGKIMGFTDNVFDQKRRNMPSTPGNSNTSVPPKGQKRPLSTPSAMHNLLQDTPEYPITNLNNMPPLNRSSKRSSVTRTDENDIPRQADSEQGRAKIPRQLHGNSRVNQQIRDDGKTLHGIDYITRMPTPASHHVSLPPLKSGCSSEVMVDAASSPTMKRHSTDIATFGNDSCSRNGTYTTPHGRNIDGDDKHDVNHDAPAPLTPITLNPLQPQPLLYTATNPNPIPLSGHPPFSQTTTAVPPTQLRPTTTSTVTSTSTSTSTNALQTPLTSVSTSTSPSSPSLPFLESQLHRLRQYAEELLALSMHDSHRLLQQEIRQLEETLLLAKRERSERLIRSLETEFPNLVNVREGVRREGARLGYF, encoded by the exons ATGACGGCTCCGCACGCCGTGGAAACCACCAACACGCCCTCCGCTCTGATCTCTCTTCGTGCCGCGGATCTTCTGGCCCTCGGAAAGCCGTTCGTCGAGTTCCCGCGTTACTCCATCCTCGACCTCCAACGCGCCATTGGAGTGTCCAACGCCGTGGGAGGTCGCGGCTCTGCATACCCGAATCGCACCGGCAATCATGTCTCAGCCAACGATAGACCAACCGGTTTTGCGGACTGGCTGTCCGAGAAACTGCAGGCCGGACACCCTTTCGTGATCCAGGACTTTGAGAAGCTACCTCAGTGGGATAGGAGGATATTCTCGATCGAGGGGCTGATCGAACATTCTACAAAGAAAAGTATGGCGCTGGAAGCCCTTGATTTATTCTTCTCTGTTCCGTTGCGCTTCTGGAGTCTCCTTGCCTGTAACGATTTTCAAACCGCGTCAAGGAAGG ATATCCCTATTCGAAACTGTAGCACGGGTAGAGACTTGAACTTCACTCTAAGGAAGTTTGCCGACGCCGCCCGTCAGTCATATAGGGAATTTAAAAATTTGTACGCGCGCGATTTGCCATGCCCGGAGGCTTGGTTGGAGCTATGTCGCAAGTTACTGCCTCCCGAAGTGCAATGGGCAGGCCGCTTGGATCTCTTCCAGTGGCTGCCTCCCTGCGCGAGAAGCGAGGTCATGATGGCTTATGTCGGTTCGGAAGGATCCTC ATCAGGATTTCACAGATGTTTCTCGTCCACGGTTGCATTGAACCTCTTAATTGAAGGGAGCA ACCGCCCCGTCCTCTGTTTCGGGACCGATTTTGAGTCGCAAACAAAGTACGACACGTTCATGGCCTCCAGAGGGGCTTCTCCCCACGTTGactggctgaatcttgacCCAGAGGAGTTGAAACATGCTGATTTTCCACTGTATGTCCATGAACAGAAGGCAGGTGATCTGGTGGTATTTCCACCAGCTACGGCCCACCAGGTTTGGAATCTCGGTTCTGTTGCTACTAAAATCGTGTGGAATATATTGCACCCTCTGTCACTAGAAGCTGGGCTTGTCTATGTGCAGCCTCCATTTAACCGACTCTGTCATCCAGATGTCGCGCAGTCAAACCTTTCGCTTGCATGTGCCATGTTGAGCTTGCTGGGAGATGATCCCAAGGCACCGATCCCACCGGACCTACATCTCCTTACACGCCTCTTTCGCCAGATggttcaagaagaaatgattACAGATGAACCGGTCACGTCGATAACACTAGTGCGTGTTCCAAAAACGGCCATTGTGACATGCGACTTCTGCAGTACAGCCATTTGGAATCGCCATTTGCGATGCAGCGAGTGTGAAGACTTCGACCTATGTCTCCTCTGCTTCTTAAACGGTCGAAGCTGCGAACATGTTCGCAGCTATTCGTGGGCCGAGATCGTGCCAGAAGAGACTTGCGCCCGTGTCTTAGACCGTGCCCAGCAGATTTTGGGCTACAAATTGGATGATAGTCGAGCATCGGACCGCCGTAAACCATTGGGGACGGCCGTCAACGATCTAATGCGCGCTAAGCAGAATACCTTGAGCAGACTATGCCATCTTTGCCGCATCGATCATTTGGAGTGGAAGGGTCGGCGCTGCGATCGTTGTGCGgcctttttttgtttccgCGGACTTTACCGCCATTTTGATATGAACTCTGCAGATGTTATGCGTCACGCCGGACTGTGGATCTGTCCCAAATGCCTGGAAAACTGCAACTGTCGG TGCTGCCACTTCCCTTCCGCATATGTGAAGGCCGAAAAGCCAGCATCGAAACGAAGGGTGAAACCTGCCGATGCACGTGGAAAGATAATGGGGTTTACTGACAACGTATTTGATCAGAAGAGG AGGAATATGCCTTCTACTCCCGGGAATTCCAACACATCGGTGCCTCCCAAAGGACAGAAGCGCCCGTTGTCTACACCATCGGCCATGCATAATCTTCTACAAGACACACCCGAGTACCCTATCACCAATTTGAATAACATGCCCCCCTTGAATCGCAGTTCCAAACGCTCGTCCGTCACACGTACAGACGAAAATGATATTCCCCGACAGGCAGATAGCGAACAAGGTCGCGCGAAGATTCCTAGGCAACTGCACGGAAATTCCAGAGTCAATCAGCAGATACGCGATGATGGCAAAACTCTACATGGTATAGATTATATAACTCGAATGCCGACCCCGGCATCTCATCACGTTTCGCTTCCCCCTCTCAAATCCGGATGCAGTTCAGAAGTCATGGTGGACGCGGCCTCGTCTCCCACGATGAAGCGACATTCTACCGATATAGCCACCTTTGGAAATGATAGTTGCAGCAGGAATGGCACCTACACGACACCACACGGGAGAAATATTGACGGAGATGACAAACACGACGTCAACCATGACGCTCCCGCACCACTGACACCCATAACCTTAAACCCACTCCAACCCCAGCCTCTATTATACACAGCTACAAACCCGAACCCCATCCCGCTCTCCGGCCACCCTCCCTTCTCTCAAACCACCACAGCCGTTCCACCCACTCAGCTCCGCCCCACGACCACAAGCACTGTCACATCCACATCCACGTCAACGTCTACGAATGCCCTCCAAACCCCCCTAACCTCCGTTTCCACCTCCACTTCTCCATCTAGTCCGTCGCTCCCTTTCCTCGAATCCCAACTGCACCGACTCCGGCAGTATGCCGAAGAACTTCTCGCCCTCTCCATGCACGACTCCCACCGCCTCCTTCAGCAAGAGATTCGTCAACTGGAAGAAACTCTCCTATTAGCAAAAAGGGAGCGGAGCGAGCGGCTCATTCGCAGCCTAGAGACAGAGTTCCCAAACCTCGTTAACGTCAGAGAAGGTGTCAGGAGAGAAGGAGCAAGACTGGGCTACTTTTAA
- a CDS encoding uncharacterized protein (CAZy:AA1_3~CAZy:AA1_1~CAZy:AA1_2~EggNog:ENOG410PKIJ~COG:Q) yields the protein MLNANLYDGVPGATQCPIAPGDSFTYKFKATQYGTTWYHSHYSLQYSDGLAGPLTIHGPSSADYNFSLDPLLMTDHLHNSAFEEYYQEQAGRPPRMSSILLNGKGSYTGLGDKAPKRKYSTVVKKGKKYLLRLINASTDSTFIFSVDNHNLTVIGADFVPITPYDTDHIAVGIGQRYHVILNTLPKARSGDAHWMRVIPTERCGRFESEHPPDERLGVLYYDRKTRKFPTTMREQFSLKCRDEPFERLKPILSWQVPDPLLYPGIFTNTTRSDVELGKWRMPGRPPSSGEVTYWTIGPSPMWVNYSNPLVKNLDKARFDDTLVVYPSEDHTRNGWVYLLITDTFSRPNKTAVAHPLHLHGHDYVLLQQSTKPFSPEKLNLTLDNPPRRDVVLLSARGFLVIAFKADNPGSWVLHCHIAWHSSAGLALQILERRDDFKASLMNKQDEVAEVERVCKNWDTWFSNPKNHWEPDGFFQDDSGI from the exons ATGCTTAATGCCAACTTGTACGACGGCGTTCCAGGAGCCACACAGTGTCCAATTGCTCCAGGCGATTCCTTTACGTACAAGTTTAAAGCAACTCAATATGGAACGACTTGGTATCACAGCCACTACTCCTTGCAATATTCCGATGGTTTGGCTGGGCCTTTAACAATCCACGGTCCATCGAGCGCCGATTACAACTTCTCCCTTGATCCGCTGTTGATGACCGATCACCTTCACAACAGCGCTTTCGAGGAGTACTATCAAGAACAGGCTGGCAGACCTCCGAGGATGAGCAGCATATTGTTGAATGGAAAAG GGAGCTACACTGGTCTCGGTGACAAGGCTCCGAAGAGAAAGTATAGCACCGTTGTAAAAAAG GGGAAAAAGTACCTTCTGCGCCTGATCAATGCTTCAACGGATTCCACGTTCATCTTTTCAGTTGATAACCACAATTTGACGGTTATCGGAGCGGATTTCGTTCCAATAACTCCGTACGACACTGACCACATTGCGGTTGGAATAG GCCAACGATATCACGTTATCTTAAATACACTCCCAAAAGCTAGATCCGGCGACGCGCATTGGATGCGCGTTATCCCAACCGAACGATGCGGTCGTTTTGAGTCCGAGCATCCTCCGGATGAGAGACTAGGGGTGCTGTACTATGACCGAAAGACCAGAAAATTCCCAACGACCATGCGAGAGCAATTCTCCCTCAAGTGTCGCGATGAACCCTTCGAGCGGCTGAAGCCTATCCTCTCATGGCAGGTTCCAGATCCACTACTCTACCCTGGTATATTCACGAACACCACTCGTAGTGATGTCGAACTCGGAAAATGGCGTATGCCAGGGCGCCCACCAAGTTCCGGCGAAGTTACCTACTGGACCATTGGCCCTTCTCCCATGTGGGTGAACTACTCAAACCCCCTAGTCAAGAACCTGGACAAGGCTAGGTTCGACGACACCTTGGTTGTGTATCCATCAGAGGACCACACGAGAAACGGCTGGGTGTATCTTTTGATCACCGACACGTTCAGCCGGCCCAATAAAACTGCTGTAGCTCACCCG TTGCATCTTCACGGTCACGATTACGTCTTGCTCCAGCAGTCGACGAAGCCATTTAGTCCCGAGAAATTGAATTTGACGCTCGACAATCCACCTCGACGAGACGTAGTCCTGCTATCAGCACGTGGATTCCTCGTAATTGCATTTAAGGCCGACAACCCAGGATCGTGGGTCTTGCATTGCCACATCGCATGGCACTCATCCGCAGGCCTGGCACTGCAAATCCTTGAGCGCCGTGATGATTTCAAGGCATCTTTGATGAACAAACAAGATGAAGTTGCAGAGGTGGAGAGAGTCTGCAAAAATTGGGACACTTGGTTCAGTAACCCCAAGAACCACTGGGAGCCTGATGGGTTCTTCCAGGATGATTCAGGTATCTAA
- a CDS encoding uncharacterized protein (SECRETED:SignalP(1-19)~EggNog:ENOG410PKIJ~COG:Q) produces MVFYQLLLFLVLWTCYGSAASVTKQRGPVFKPSSNGHSSNNIIECSYPDMHGWVHDKFDKRNWLKWVGKGPAPEPREYGVATDYEKYTPKGITRKVGFL; encoded by the coding sequence ATGGTTTTTTATCagcttcttttgtttcttgtcCTATGGACTTGTTACGGCAGCGCTGCTTCTGTTACCAAGCAGCGTGGACCAGTTTTTAAGCCCAGTTCCAATGGCCATAGCTCAAATAATATCATTGAGTGCTCCTATCCAGACATGCACGGATGGGTCCATGATAAATTCGACAAACGGAATTGGCTCAAATGGGTTGGTAAGGGCCCGGCGCCTGAACCTCGCGAGTATGGCGTTGCTACCGATTATGAAAAGTACACACCCAAGGGCATCACTCGAAAAGTTGGTTTCCTCTGA
- a CDS encoding uncharacterized protein (EggNog:ENOG410PGZZ~COG:S~TransMembrane:5 (i12-30o42-63i70-98o118-142i184-203o)~BUSCO:1906at33183), which yields MNIPSVRLSRPFLFSLLVVAVLASKFLHLFQHAHTIPPLRFILYFPTFFVQDVVTVIVGRLLLQPGTGALFVAALTLGAFLSFLMLATAAGQLGFYYITGAEMQFDSASNVAGDPAAIGLILSGVVEVMVSAMILIIIAFFCTPWLYNKVGFWLAAVWKLTTPGNWDMLLPTVRTRPDQSHKRVIRIWPFCLLTGVLALITLLCLRPSRPYNHISVTLPVALLRVFHSPTHTENKCALGASLSSEPFPFPELIAEENWEMPRGHFKGWAPGKSNMLANTYRKKKPEWLLDDTPYGFGRWQRAFPDPTNSTAHAEESIEDKCQSGDAANYYNPVADPLRITNLDMAMYESLEAALSSVLISNVVLITMESHRKDLFPVKEGSNLHKNILESHDEKDREEINMKLRQLTPVAEQVTGEHFWKNSTGKPDLEFSSDIWRDSVAPGMGGINVVGAVTGSSLSFKSFLGSHCGVFPLPVNFLEEVTTDVYQPCIPQILQLFNNAKKENKTSKAQLEQRVESDPYRADVHSRPWKSVFIQSITDTYDRQGIMNEKMGMHEVIVKETLLNESSKYYPPKSPILNYFGFPDTDVRAPVRDMIMEAAQNKTRLFLSHFTSTTHHPWKVPDFYNKTDYMGSQAHKNMNSFLNTIRYVDLWMGEILGMIDKAGIANETLVVFVGDHGQAFEEDGPMTGTYKNGHISNFRVPIVFRHPHLPRIQIEANATSMAILPTLLDLLIHSKSLNSFDTAVASDIIHDYEGQSLLRPFKSEHKGRYSWNLGIINSGGDMVSVQSAGKPWRVIVPLKQEFSYRFTNLDTDPDEIDPIEGWSVSELSHTLKQKWGDEAVDWLVKADGVTRWWKREMHRLYNYDKDE from the exons ATGAATATCCCTTCGGTCCGCCTGTCGCgcccctttcttttctcccttcTTGTTGTTGCTGTCCTCGCCTCCAAGTTCCTTCATCTGTTCCAGCATGCTCACACCATTCCCCCGCTGAGATTCATTCTCTACTTCCCCACATTCTTCGTCCAAGATGTCGTCACCGTCATCGTGGGCCGGCTCCTGCTCCAGCCCGGCACCGGCGCACTCTTCGTCGCCGCGCTCACCCTCGGAGCGTTCCTTTC GTTTCTGATGCTTGCGACCGCCGCTGGCCAGCTGGGCTTCTACTACATCACAGGCGCCGAAATGCAGTTCGACTCTGCCTCGAATGTTGCGGGAGATCCAGCTGCGATTGGACTGATCCTCAGCGGCGTTGTGGAGGTGATGGTTTCAGCGATGATCCTTATTATCATCGCTTTCTTCTGCACGCCATGGCTATACAATAAGGTTGGATTCTGGTTGGCTGCTGTCTGGAAGCTCACGACCCCTGGAAACTGGGATATGCTCCTGCCTACCGTGCGAACAAGACCCGATCAGTCTCACAAGAGAGTCATCCGCATATGGCCCTTTTGCCTATTGACCGGAGTCCTCGCCCTTATAACCCTGCTCTGTCTCCGTCCTTCCAGGCCGTACAATCACATCTCTGTCACGCTCCCCGTTGCATTGCTGCGTGTTTTCCATTCTCCGACCCACACCGAGAATAAATGCGCGCTTGGTGCGTCACTCTCAAGCGAACCCTTCCCATTTCCCGAATTGATCGCAGAGGAGAATTGGGAGATGCCCCGCGGCCATTTTAAGGGCTGGGCACCTGGCAAGAGCAACATGCTTGCCAATACGTacagaaaaaagaaacctGAATGGCTCCTGGACGACACCCCATATGGCTTCGGGCGATGGCAACGAGCTTTTCCAGACCCCACAAATTCTACTGCCCATGCGGAAGAATCCATAGAGGACAAATGCCAGTCCGGCGATGCGGCCAACTATTATAACCCGGTCGCGGATCCCCTCCGAATCACCAATCTGGACATGGCCATGTACGAGTCCCTCGAGGCCGCCCTGTCGTCGGTGCTGATCTCGAACGTCGTCCTGATCACCATGGAAAGTCACAGGAAGGACCTCTTCCCCGTAAAGGAGGGGTCTAACCTACACAAGAACATCCTGGAATCGCATGATGAGAAGGACAGAGAGGAGATAAACATGAAACTGCGCCAGCTGACCCCGGTCGCTGAACAAGTTACCGGAGAGCACTTCTGGAAGAATTCAACGGGGAAGCCCGATCTTGAGTTTTCTTCGGACATCTGGCGAGATTCTGTGGCTCCTGGTATGGGGGGTATCAATGTCGTGGGTGCTGTTACCGGAAGCAGTCTCTCCTTCAAGAGTTTTCTTGGCAGCCATTGCGGTGTTTTCCCGCTGCCAGTCAATTTCTTGGAAGAGGTTACGACTGATGTTTACCAGCCATGCATTCCCCAAATCCTGCAACTGTTTAATAATGCGAAGAAGGAGAACAAGACGTCGAAGGCACAATTGGAGCAGAGAGTCGAATCCGATCCCTATCGGGCTGATGTCCACTCCAGGCCGTGGAAATCTGTGTTCATTCAGTCCATTACGGATACGTATGATCGACAGGGTATCATGAACGAGAAGATGGGCATGCACGAGGTCATTGTCAAAGAAACGCTTCTGAACGAAAGCTCGAAGTATTATCCTCCAAAGTCTCCCATCTTAAATTATTTCGG CTTTCCCGATACAGATGTCAGAGCTCCTGTCCGCGATATGATTATGGAGGCTGCGCAAAACAAAACACGTCTTTTCTTGTCTCACTTCACAAGCACCACACATCACCCATGGAAGGTGCCTGATTTTTACAATAAAACGGATTACATGGGCTCGCAGGCACATAAGAATATGAATAGCTTCCTCAACACTATCCGATACGTCGACCTCTGGATGGGTGAAATTCTCGGAATGATCGATAAAGCCGGCATTGCAAACGAAACATTAGTGGTTTTTGTTGGTGACCA TGGTCAAGCTTTCGAGGAAGACGGTCCCATGACAGGAACGTACAAAAACGGCCACATCAGCAACTTCCGAGTTCCTATTGTCTTCCGACACCCGCATCTTCCCCGTATACAGATCGAAGCCAACGCAACGTCGATGGCCATCCTGCCGACTCTCCTCGACCTGCTTATCCACAGCAAATCCTTGAATTCGTTCGATACTGCGGTAGCTTCCGACATTATTCACGACTATGAGGGCCAGTCACTACTGCGCCCATTCAAATCTGAACACAAAGGCCGATATTCGTGGAACCTTGGAATTATCAACTCCGGCGGTGACATGGTATCAGTGCAGTCCGCAGGCAAACCATGGCGAGTGATTGTTCCCCTCAAGCAAGAATTTTCGTACCGCTTCACCAACCTGGACACCGATCCGGACGAAATAGACCCCATCGAGGGCTGGTCAGTGTCCGAGTTGTCGCACACCCTCAAGCAGAAATGGGGCGATGAAGCCGTGGATTGGCTGGTCAAAGCTGACGGCGTCACTCGATGGTGGAAGAGAGAAATGCATCGATTATACAATTACGATAAAGACGAATAG